In the genome of Pongo pygmaeus isolate AG05252 chromosome 9, NHGRI_mPonPyg2-v2.0_pri, whole genome shotgun sequence, one region contains:
- the CLCF1 gene encoding cardiotrophin-like cytokine factor 1 isoform X3 yields the protein MDLRAGDSWGMLACLCTVLWHLPAVPALNRTGDPGPGLSIQKTYDLTRYLEHQLRSLAGTYLNYLGPPFNEPDFNPPRLGAETLPRATVDLEVWRSLNDKLRLTQNYEAYSHLLCYLRGLNRQAATAELRRSLAHFCTSLQGLLGSIAGVMAALGYPLPQPLPGTEPTWTPGPAHSDFLQKMDDFWLLKELQTWLWRSAKDFNRLKKKMQPPAAAVTLHLGAHGF from the exons ATGGACCTCCGAGCAG GGGACTCGTGGGGGATGTTAGCGTGCCTGTGCACGGTGCTCTGGCACCTCCCTGCAGTGCCAGCTCTCAATCGCACAGGGGACCCAGGGCCTGGCCTCTCCATCCAGAAAACCTATGACCTCACCCGCTACCTGGAGCACCAACTCCGCAGCTTGGCTGGGACCTAT CTGAACTACCTGGGCCCCCCTTTCAACGAGCCTGACTTCAACCCTCCCCGCCTGGGGGCAGAGACTCTGCCCAGGGCCACTGTTGACTTGGAGGTGTGGCGAAGCCTCAATGACAAACTGCGGCTGACCCAGAACTATGAGGCCTACAGCCACCTTCTGTGTTACTTGCGTGGCCTCAACCGTCAGGCTGCCACTGCTGAGCTGCGCCGCAGCCTGGCCCACTTCTGCACCAGCCTCCAGGGCCTGCTGGGCAGCATTGCGGGTGTCATGGCAGCTCTGGGCTACCCACTGCCCCAGCCGCTGCCTGGGACTGAACCCACTTGGACTCCTGGCCCTGCCCACAGTGACTTCCTCCAGAAGATGGACGACTTCTGGCTGCTGAAGGAGCTGCAGACCTGGCTGTGGCGCTCGGCCAAGGACTTCAACCGGCTCAAGAAGAAGATGCAGCCTCCAGCAGCTGCAGTCACCCTGCACCTGGGAGCTCATGGCTTCTGA
- the CLCF1 gene encoding cardiotrophin-like cytokine factor 1 isoform X2, with translation MVPTAGEPAAGDSWGMLACLCTVLWHLPAVPALNRTGDPGPGLSIQKTYDLTRYLEHQLRSLAGTYLNYLGPPFNEPDFNPPRLGAETLPRATVDLEVWRSLNDKLRLTQNYEAYSHLLCYLRGLNRQAATAELRRSLAHFCTSLQGLLGSIAGVMAALGYPLPQPLPGTEPTWTPGPAHSDFLQKMDDFWLLKELQTWLWRSAKDFNRLKKKMQPPAAAVTLHLGAHGF, from the exons ATGGTGCCCACGGCCGGGGAGCCGGCGGCAG GGGACTCGTGGGGGATGTTAGCGTGCCTGTGCACGGTGCTCTGGCACCTCCCTGCAGTGCCAGCTCTCAATCGCACAGGGGACCCAGGGCCTGGCCTCTCCATCCAGAAAACCTATGACCTCACCCGCTACCTGGAGCACCAACTCCGCAGCTTGGCTGGGACCTAT CTGAACTACCTGGGCCCCCCTTTCAACGAGCCTGACTTCAACCCTCCCCGCCTGGGGGCAGAGACTCTGCCCAGGGCCACTGTTGACTTGGAGGTGTGGCGAAGCCTCAATGACAAACTGCGGCTGACCCAGAACTATGAGGCCTACAGCCACCTTCTGTGTTACTTGCGTGGCCTCAACCGTCAGGCTGCCACTGCTGAGCTGCGCCGCAGCCTGGCCCACTTCTGCACCAGCCTCCAGGGCCTGCTGGGCAGCATTGCGGGTGTCATGGCAGCTCTGGGCTACCCACTGCCCCAGCCGCTGCCTGGGACTGAACCCACTTGGACTCCTGGCCCTGCCCACAGTGACTTCCTCCAGAAGATGGACGACTTCTGGCTGCTGAAGGAGCTGCAGACCTGGCTGTGGCGCTCGGCCAAGGACTTCAACCGGCTCAAGAAGAAGATGCAGCCTCCAGCAGCTGCAGTCACCCTGCACCTGGGAGCTCATGGCTTCTGA
- the CLCF1 gene encoding cardiotrophin-like cytokine factor 1 isoform X1, whose protein sequence is MRAKSSSSNTHASLSLPSRQECFPSSIPSASHLVSHPHPPPSPRWGQTPEGLPAASLCGPGPCSCFSSILPTGDSWGMLACLCTVLWHLPAVPALNRTGDPGPGLSIQKTYDLTRYLEHQLRSLAGTYLNYLGPPFNEPDFNPPRLGAETLPRATVDLEVWRSLNDKLRLTQNYEAYSHLLCYLRGLNRQAATAELRRSLAHFCTSLQGLLGSIAGVMAALGYPLPQPLPGTEPTWTPGPAHSDFLQKMDDFWLLKELQTWLWRSAKDFNRLKKKMQPPAAAVTLHLGAHGF, encoded by the exons ATGCGTGCCAAGTCCTCATCCTCAAACACACacgcctctctttctctcccctctcgCCAGGAGTGTTtcccctcctccatcccctctgcctcccatctggtgtcccaccctcacccccctcccagcCCAAGGTGGGGACAGACACCTGAGGGGCTGCCAGCTGCTTCCCTGTGTGGGCCCGGGCCGTGCTCATGCTTCTCGTCCATCCTGCCCACAGGGGACTCGTGGGGGATGTTAGCGTGCCTGTGCACGGTGCTCTGGCACCTCCCTGCAGTGCCAGCTCTCAATCGCACAGGGGACCCAGGGCCTGGCCTCTCCATCCAGAAAACCTATGACCTCACCCGCTACCTGGAGCACCAACTCCGCAGCTTGGCTGGGACCTAT CTGAACTACCTGGGCCCCCCTTTCAACGAGCCTGACTTCAACCCTCCCCGCCTGGGGGCAGAGACTCTGCCCAGGGCCACTGTTGACTTGGAGGTGTGGCGAAGCCTCAATGACAAACTGCGGCTGACCCAGAACTATGAGGCCTACAGCCACCTTCTGTGTTACTTGCGTGGCCTCAACCGTCAGGCTGCCACTGCTGAGCTGCGCCGCAGCCTGGCCCACTTCTGCACCAGCCTCCAGGGCCTGCTGGGCAGCATTGCGGGTGTCATGGCAGCTCTGGGCTACCCACTGCCCCAGCCGCTGCCTGGGACTGAACCCACTTGGACTCCTGGCCCTGCCCACAGTGACTTCCTCCAGAAGATGGACGACTTCTGGCTGCTGAAGGAGCTGCAGACCTGGCTGTGGCGCTCGGCCAAGGACTTCAACCGGCTCAAGAAGAAGATGCAGCCTCCAGCAGCTGCAGTCACCCTGCACCTGGGAGCTCATGGCTTCTGA
- the CLCF1 gene encoding cardiotrophin-like cytokine factor 1 isoform X4 codes for METGPVSGDTKNRNFGSRYLLGGEPVALPSSFPITLSFSQLNYLGPPFNEPDFNPPRLGAETLPRATVDLEVWRSLNDKLRLTQNYEAYSHLLCYLRGLNRQAATAELRRSLAHFCTSLQGLLGSIAGVMAALGYPLPQPLPGTEPTWTPGPAHSDFLQKMDDFWLLKELQTWLWRSAKDFNRLKKKMQPPAAAVTLHLGAHGF; via the coding sequence ATGGAGACAGGGCCAGTGTCAGGggacacaaaaaatagaaactttgggAGCAGGTATCTCCTCGGTGGTGAGCCAGTGGCTctgccctcctccttccccatcaCCCTCTCCTTTTCACAGCTGAACTACCTGGGCCCCCCTTTCAACGAGCCTGACTTCAACCCTCCCCGCCTGGGGGCAGAGACTCTGCCCAGGGCCACTGTTGACTTGGAGGTGTGGCGAAGCCTCAATGACAAACTGCGGCTGACCCAGAACTATGAGGCCTACAGCCACCTTCTGTGTTACTTGCGTGGCCTCAACCGTCAGGCTGCCACTGCTGAGCTGCGCCGCAGCCTGGCCCACTTCTGCACCAGCCTCCAGGGCCTGCTGGGCAGCATTGCGGGTGTCATGGCAGCTCTGGGCTACCCACTGCCCCAGCCGCTGCCTGGGACTGAACCCACTTGGACTCCTGGCCCTGCCCACAGTGACTTCCTCCAGAAGATGGACGACTTCTGGCTGCTGAAGGAGCTGCAGACCTGGCTGTGGCGCTCGGCCAAGGACTTCAACCGGCTCAAGAAGAAGATGCAGCCTCCAGCAGCTGCAGTCACCCTGCACCTGGGAGCTCATGGCTTCTGA